The genomic DNA TAGCATCAACTGCAAACCCTTCTACATAACCTCCAGATCTTTCTGGTGCACCAAAGCCCATAAGGTAATTCCCCATAATAACTCTACAATTGAACATTTTACTATTATGAGAGCCATCAAAAATAGCTGCACCTCCAAATATAGTAATACCTTGTAATTTGATGTTTTGTTTATTGCTAGCATCAAATAAGGTGGTTCTCTTTCTTACTTCTACCGTAGTATTATTCGGGTCTTGACCTCCTGGTGCTCTAAAGTAAAGGATTTTTCTTCCTTTTTCATAAAAAAACTCGCGATCTGCGTCAAGAAAAAATAAACTATTCATTAACACTACATGTCCATCTCCTCTATCTGGAGTATGATTAAAATCCTCAAAACCAGCAGGCTTCCTTAAATTTAAAGTATTACCAGATCTTGATGCGATTGGTGACCTCCAAGTAATCCATCCTGGATTTCCGTAATACATTACAATAGCATCTTTTTTTAATGCTTCGTTAGAAATATTAGGCATTCCAGAAACTGTAACTGATGATTTAGTCCCTTTATTGATTTTCTTCATTTGAAGATCAAAGAGATTATTATTCGTTTTATTTGGCCATCGGGCTAACCAGCACAATTGTTTGTTAACTAACAATAAATTATGATCTGCCGCAAGTGGTAAATTGTAATTTTCAATTTTAAAAAACGTTTTATTGTGCCTCTTCCACTTTTTAGGAGCAACATCAAAAGCACTTATCTCAACATAGTCATTTTTGAAATTTTTAAATGTGATATAATTTCCTGACCGTCCACCTTTTTTCACCTTTACCTGCTCTCTATAAACTCCTTTGTGAATAATTATTACATCACCTGGGTTTGCTACATCAGCAGCTTTTTGAATAGTCACGAAAGGTTTTGCTTTGGTACCCGGATTGCTATTCTTTCCGTTTTTAGCGACATGGATCTCTTTAGCATTTGCCTGAACGCTAAAAAGTAAAGAAAAGAAGCATACTGATATCCACAGAAGCCCCCTTTTTTTAATTAAGTTTTTCATTTTTTTTGTGTGTTTCATCTTTTTCTTTTTTAAGATTAAATATTTTGTTTTATTTAAAAAACAACTTTATTCAATTAGTCAATTTGGGGTGTATTCATGATATACACAGTATGTTCTATACATTTTATCTTTGATATAAACTTTATTGACAGACCATATAATCTCTAATAGGTTATAATAGTTTATATATCACTATAAATACGATACCAGTTTTGAACTAAATCAATCAAAGAGCTTTTTAAAGAGCTTCAATTTTACTCTCATGCACTAACAACAAGTGAATTTACTTTTACCCTATTTTTTATTAAAAATTAGGATTAATTTACAAATAGAGGTTAGGAATTAACTTTTTATCAGACTTTAGCCTTTTATTATAAAGATCAGATTATAAAGGGTTTAAATAAAGTATGTTCTGAATGATAATTTATTTATATCAAGAAGTAGATCCTAAATATAAAGTTGGGCATAAACGCCAAAGACTTAAAATCTGTGCTTGGTATTTTCTGAAATAAACTATTTATAATTTCTAAAAAAACAACCTAATTGTCATCATCTGATATTATCACGTAAGAAAATCACTAAATTATTTTTAACTCATTGATTTTTAGAATAAGTTAATTACTACAATTAAAGTAAATCCTTCATTAATTTCTTACTTTCAATAAAAACATAAGTAACTCATTTATAATACATAACAAACTATAAACAAAAAACAATATGTATTTAATCGGTTTTTTATGCATTTCATGGAGTTGGAAGCATATATATTTTATATTAGCATGCAAGATTTTAACCACCCAATTTCTCTCAAAAAATCAATGATTTATGAAAAAAAATCTACTTTGCCTACTAATCTGTTTAATTGTATTTTATACACAGGCTCAAACACCAGGTGTTTCAATTTTTTATGAACAAAGCCCTGGAGATACTAGAGGGTATATAGAATATATTCCAGGTAATTTACCTATAATTATATCTGCGCCACATGGAGGCGTAAAACAATCTGGAAGTACCATAGGTGGCGTTTTTTATCCAGACAACGACTCTTCCCTACCTGATAGGAGTTGTGGAACTAATGAAAGAGATGATAATACTGAAATTTTGGTTAGAGAAATTCAAGAAGAAATTTTTAACTTAACAGGGTGTTATGCTCATGTTATTATCAATAATTTACATCGAACAAAACTAGATCCAAATCGAGCAATAGGTGAAGCGACTTGTGGTGACTCTGACGCCATAGATCATTGGAATGCCTGGCACAGTTTTATTGACCAGGCTAGTACAGCTGTCGAAGCCAATTGGGGGAAAGGTCTTTATATAGATTTACACGGACAAAGCCATTCTATAGCAAGAGTCGAATTAGGCTATAACATCTCTTCTTCTCAATTAAATAGCTCAGATTTAAATGGAGCATCTATTATTAATAATTCTACAATAAAAAACCTTGTTTCTAACAATTTAGGTGCATTAAATCATGAGCAATTAGTAAGAGGTAGCGAAAGTTTGGGTGCTAAATTAAAAGCTACGACTGCTACATTTTACAATAATAATGTAAACCCAGGTTGTGGAGTAACATCAGGATATAGAACCATTCCTAGTAATTTTGATAGTGGTGCATCTAATAGTTGTGATGATACAAGACCCTTTAGCAATGCTTATTTCGCTGGCGATTATTACAATAATTTAAGACATGGTTCAGGACCAACAGCTAGTGACGGAACTGGTGGTGGTGGGCACATAGACGGTATAATGAGTGAAGTAAATAGACGTGTTAGGGATTTAGGCACTTATAAAGGCAACTTTTTTGACTCAAGACCACAAACCTTAGTTCCTTTTGCTAAAGATTATGCTTCTGTAATACTTGATTATATTGATACACATTATAATGATTTTGCAAAGTTTAACTATAGTGCAAATAGTTATGCTACTACAGATAGTGATCCAACTCCAAATATTACCGGAGTTTCTAGGGGAAGTTTTTCCAGCACTTTAGGTTTAATAATAAATAGTTCTTCAGGAGTCATTGATGTTTCTGCTTCAACAGTTGGAAATTATGTTGTAACCTACACTGTTGGTACTTGTGGCTATTATAAAGAAACTCAAAATATTGAAATTACAGGTTTTACCCCAATTGCATCGTGCCAAAATATTAATGCTTTATTAGATGGAGCTGGTAATGTTACGATTACGGCTGCCGATATCAATGATGGTAGTAGTATTGGTAATTTGTCTATAAATATAGATCGTTTTACTTGTGCTAATCTTGGTGCAAATAATGTAACATTAACTGCTACAGATCCTGGGAATTCTGGAAATACAAATTCTTGTGTTGCTATAGTAACTGTTACCCAACCTAACAAGCCTGCGGATGTTGTTACCAATGAAACCATCTGTTCGGGTGAGACTTTTACGTGGTTTGGTAACGACTATACGACCAATCAAACAGGGACGATCATTGTCAATGATGGATGTACGGCCAATCAGGTATTGAACCTGACGGTCACTCCGAAACCTTCGGATGTTGTTACCAACGAAACCATCTGTTCGGGAGAGACTTTCACGTGGTTCGGTAACGATTATACGACCAATCAAACGGGGACGACCATTGTCAACGATGGATGTACGGCCAACCAGGTATTGAACCTGACGGTTACTCCGAAGCCTGCGGATGTTGTTACCAACGAAACCATCTGTTCGGGTGAGACCTTTACATGGTTCGGTAACGACTATACGACCAATCAAACAGGAACGACCATTGTCAACGATGGATGTACGGCCAACCAGGTATTGAACCTGACGGTCACTCCAAAGCCCGCGGATGTTGTTACCAACGAAACCATCTGTTCGGGTGAGACTTTTACGTGGTTCGGTAACGATTATACGACCAATCAAACGGGAACGACCATTGTCAACGATGGATGTACGGCCAACCAGGTATTGAACCTGACGGTCACTCCGAAGCCCGCGGATGTTGTTACCAACGAAACCATCTGCTCGGGTGAGACCTTTACATGGTTCGGTAACGATTATACGACCAATCAAACGGGGACAACCATTGTCAACGATGGGTGTACGGCCAACCAGGTATTGAACCTGATGGTCACTCCAAAGCCTTCGGATGTTGTTACCAACGAAACTATCTGCTCGGGTGAGACCTTTACATGGTTCGGTAACGATTATACGACCAATCAAACGGGGACGACCATTGTCAATGACGGATGTACGGCAAATCAGGTATTGAACCTGACGGTCACTCCAAAGCCTGCGGATATTGTTACCAATGAAACCATCTGTTCGGGAGAGACCTTTACGTGGTTCGGTAACGATTATACGACCAATCAAACGGGGACGACCATCGTCAATGACGGATGTACTGCCAATCAGGTATTGAACTTGACGGTAGAGACAGGTCTACTATATTATATAGATAACGATTTAGATGGTTATGGTTCTACAACGAGTATCATGTTATGTAGCCCTACTGCACCATCTGGATACTCTACAAATAGTAACGATTGTAATGATGGTGCTCCTAACATTAACCCAGATGCAACTGAAATACTTAATAACGCCATTGATGAAGATTGTGATGGTATTGCTCAAACCACTTTGGAAATAGACGATATAGATTTGGACAATGTGACAATATCCCCAAACCCTTTTTACAATTTTATTAATATTGGACTGCCTTCAAATTTGGATAATAATAATGAATTTAATATCGAAATATTTGATCTAAACGGAAGGAGTATATTCAATAAAATTCTTTTGAGTAACAATGGAATTATTAAAGTTTCAAAGTTGGACAATTTAGAACAAGCTGTTTATCTGATAAAAATCATTAATAAAGAAACAGGAATAAGTATTCTTAAAAGGTTAATTCGATTTTAACCTATAAACTTACACTTACAAGCACTAAATATACACCTACAAAAAGATAGATTTGTTGAAAAATCTGTCTTTTTAATTTGTTGAAAATCAATAAATTACATCAAAAATACACTTAATCGATTTTTTTTGCATTTCATGGAGTTAGCATATACATTTGGAACTAAAATTTATTAGCCCCAAGCTGAAAGTTAACCAACTATGAAAAATTTAGATTTTTCAAAAATTAAATATGTTACATGTTTGTTTTTGCTATTATCAACAACTCTCTCTCACTCTCAACATTGCTCATCAAACGGTAATAATACTTCTGATGAATATATAGGAAGAGTACAATTAAATACTATTGACAATACATCAGGTATTGGTACAACCAGTACTGGTTATTCAGATTTTACGGGAACAACTACTAGTTTGAACACTAGTACAAATTATACTATTACTATCACGCCAACCTGGACAAGTATAACGTGGAGCGAAGGCTACTCTGTTTGGATAGATTATAATCAAAATGATGATTTTACTGATCCTGGCGAACAAGTATGGTCACAAGCTGCTTCTACCGCTTCACCTGTATCTGGATCTTTTACAATTCCCGCTACTGCAACTACTGGAAATACCAAAATGAGGGTATCCATGAAATGGAATGGAACCCCTACATCTTGTGAATCTTTTGGCTTTGGGGAAGTAGAAGATTATACTGTTAATATTGTTGCGCCATCAGCCCCAGAAATTAATCTTATAGGCAATGCTACAACTATTGTAAATGGAGATGCAACGCCAACAGTAGGAGATCATACAGAGTTTGGTTCTATTGCCAATTCAACAACTTTGGATCGTACATTCACCATTCAAAACACAGGTACTTCTACCTTAAATTTAACAGGAGGAACACCTATTGTAGATATTAGTGGTAATGCAGCGTTTTCTATTTTAACACCTCCAAGCGCTAATACTATTGCTAGCGGTGGAGATTTAACTTTTGTAGTTAGGTTTGCTCCTGCAACAGATGTGACGAATGCGCAAGCTACGATCTCTATTGATAATGATGATACTACTGGTAGTGAAAACCCTTATACTTTTGTGGTTCAAGGTTCTTCATTTACGCCAGTTCCAGAAATAAACATTCAAGGGAATGCAACCAATATTGCTTCAGGAGATACAAGCCCTATTCTAGGAGATCACACCGAATTTGGCTCTATAGCAAATACAACAACTTTCGATCGTACATTTACCATTGAAAATACAGGTACTGCTACCTTAAATCTAACAGGAGGTACACCTATTGTAGATATTAGTGGTAATGCAGCATTTTCTATTTTAACGCAACCTAGTGCCAATAGCATTGCGAATGGTGGAAGTGATCTTACTTTTGTGGTTAGATTTGCACCAACTACCGATGTGACGAATGCACAAGCTACGATCTCTATTGATAATAATGATACAACAGGTGGTGAAAACCCTTATACGTTTGTAGTTCAAGGTTCTTCATTTACTCCAGCTCCAGAAATAAATATTCAAGGGAATGCAACCGATA from Flavivirga abyssicola includes the following:
- a CDS encoding MopE-related protein, producing MKKNLLCLLICLIVFYTQAQTPGVSIFYEQSPGDTRGYIEYIPGNLPIIISAPHGGVKQSGSTIGGVFYPDNDSSLPDRSCGTNERDDNTEILVREIQEEIFNLTGCYAHVIINNLHRTKLDPNRAIGEATCGDSDAIDHWNAWHSFIDQASTAVEANWGKGLYIDLHGQSHSIARVELGYNISSSQLNSSDLNGASIINNSTIKNLVSNNLGALNHEQLVRGSESLGAKLKATTATFYNNNVNPGCGVTSGYRTIPSNFDSGASNSCDDTRPFSNAYFAGDYYNNLRHGSGPTASDGTGGGGHIDGIMSEVNRRVRDLGTYKGNFFDSRPQTLVPFAKDYASVILDYIDTHYNDFAKFNYSANSYATTDSDPTPNITGVSRGSFSSTLGLIINSSSGVIDVSASTVGNYVVTYTVGTCGYYKETQNIEITGFTPIASCQNINALLDGAGNVTITAADINDGSSIGNLSINIDRFTCANLGANNVTLTATDPGNSGNTNSCVAIVTVTQPNKPADVVTNETICSGETFTWFGNDYTTNQTGTIIVNDGCTANQVLNLTVTPKPSDVVTNETICSGETFTWFGNDYTTNQTGTTIVNDGCTANQVLNLTVTPKPADVVTNETICSGETFTWFGNDYTTNQTGTTIVNDGCTANQVLNLTVTPKPADVVTNETICSGETFTWFGNDYTTNQTGTTIVNDGCTANQVLNLTVTPKPADVVTNETICSGETFTWFGNDYTTNQTGTTIVNDGCTANQVLNLMVTPKPSDVVTNETICSGETFTWFGNDYTTNQTGTTIVNDGCTANQVLNLTVTPKPADIVTNETICSGETFTWFGNDYTTNQTGTTIVNDGCTANQVLNLTVETGLLYYIDNDLDGYGSTTSIMLCSPTAPSGYSTNSNDCNDGAPNINPDATEILNNAIDEDCDGIAQTTLEIDDIDLDNVTISPNPFYNFINIGLPSNLDNNNEFNIEIFDLNGRSIFNKILLSNNGIIKVSKLDNLEQAVYLIKIINKETGISILKRLIRF